ATATCTGGTATCCTTACTGTTTGAAGTATTATCTCCCATAGCCATATAATAGTTTTTATCAAGTGTTACAGTTTCTCCATTTAACAATTTTTTAAATAATTCATCATTATACTTGAAATCCATAATTGGCATAACCATTTCATTTCTGCCTTCCACTTTTAAAGTGAACGTATAATATTTATTTGTCAATGTATTTCTTGGATCAGCAGTAAATTCATCATCATTTCCAATTATATCCTTAAAGTTCTTATCTGTTTTTATCAATTCTAAAAATTCTTTTCCTGTAATATTTTTAAAACCTTTTCCATCATAATAACTTTCCCAGTCAACTTGCCCAACTAAAGTGCCGTCAGTCGTTTGTCCAAATATTTTGTCAATTACAACGACTTTATCCAGTTTCACTTTATCTCCTTTTTTAGGAATATAAATCTTATTATTCATAAGCAGTCCTTCAGGAAGATAAAGTTTTTGTGGTGTCAATCTTTCCAAAACTTCTGATTTTTTATCATTTAACATTATTGCTCCACCAACAGCCTTAACTTTCTCAGAATTAAATTTATTCATAGCTTCATCGTATTTCTTCATTTCTTCATTAAATTCTTTTCTGCTATTGGCTGTAGTTGGATATTTTGGATCTTTATCAACATTTGCAATTTCAAATTCATTAGTAGTCATTTTCCCTTTTGCAATCTGAAGCGTTGTTCCTGGCTCTCCAACTATTCTTTTCGTATACATCACCTTATCAGTCATCGGCTCTTTAAATGCAATTATCTGTCCAACTTTTGGACTTGAAAAGTGATATTTTACCATATTTGTAAAAACTCTGTCTTTAACTAATATCGTAGGCTCCATTGACCCAGTTGGAATAACATAATTTCCAATATAGAACATTTGAATAACTGCCACTAAAATAACCGCAAGCAGCGCATTGTCAATTCTTGTCAATGCCTTTCCAAATGTACTTTTCTTTCTTTTTTCCTTAGCAATTCTTTCTTCCACAGAAAGACTGTCATTTGGAAATATTTTCTTAAATGTTTCTGAAATATCTTCATTTCTTATCTTTGACTCTGTAACAATTTTTTCTAATTCTTCATTACCTTGTACAGCTTCTTTTAAAATCGACTGTTCTGTAATTTTTTCCACTGATGAATCTCTGAATAAATAAATAAGAATCAATGAAATTACAACATTTATTATCAAATAAATATAAAAATTCGGATCTAAAATATTAAACATCAATTTTCCTAGAAACAACATAATAAGATTCAGTAAAAATACCCATTCATGCTGTTTTCTAAGCACATAAACTATAATATTTACACCAAATACTCCATAAATTCCCCAAACTTTTATCCATATATTTGGATCCTTGCTTTTATCTACAATCACAAAAAATACTGCTGCAACAACCAATGCAACTATTGTAAGCACATTTCCAGCCATAAAATTCCTGTCACTTCTCTCAAGCGAAACTTTTTCCAACGTTTCATCCTCTTTCATTCTTATCCACTGAATAACCTGCTTCTCTCTAATAAAGAAATATAGCAAAAACAGTGTCGCAATAATATAAAAAGCTCCCCATAATAATGTATTCATAATTTTTCCCTCTCCTAAATTTAAATTTTAAAATTATTTATCCTCTTTTTAAAACAAATCAATTATAACAACTCCATCTGTTTTTAAAAAATACATAATCAAACTTCATTTTTCCTAAAATTTTTATTTGCCTGAAATGTATTTAATATAGTAAAAAATCATTTTTTTATTAAATACTAATTTTAAATTTTTATCTTTGTTTTATAAAAAAGAAAAAGCTAGCATTTTGCTAGCCTTGAAGCTACTTTCTAATTTCTTTAATTCTAGCAGCTTTTCCTGATAAGTTTCTCAAGTAGTATAATTTAGATCTTCTTACTTTACCAATTCTCTTAACTTCGATTTTTTCTACTAATGGAGAATTTAAAGGAATGATTCTTTCTACACCGATTCCTTGCGATACTTTTCTAACTGTGAAGTTTTTAGCAACGCTTCCACCAGAAACTCTAATAACTACACCTTCAAAAATCTGTATTCTTTCTTTGTTTCCTTCTTTTACTTTGTAGTGAACAGCAACTGTATCCCCTGCTTTAAATTGAGGTACGTCAGCTTTCAAGTAATTTTTTTCTACTAATTCGATTAATTTCTCTTTCAAGAAATTCACTCCCTTCTTTCTAAGACATTCTTTTTATCTATACCAATTTCACCAATTTAAGAACTTTTTTTGTTATTAAATCTTTCATAAAACTGGTAGCAACAATAAAA
The DNA window shown above is from Leptotrichia wadei and carries:
- the lepB gene encoding signal peptidase I, with the translated sequence MNTLLWGAFYIIATLFLLYFFIREKQVIQWIRMKEDETLEKVSLERSDRNFMAGNVLTIVALVVAAVFFVIVDKSKDPNIWIKVWGIYGVFGVNIIVYVLRKQHEWVFLLNLIMLFLGKLMFNILDPNFYIYLIINVVISLILIYLFRDSSVEKITEQSILKEAVQGNEELEKIVTESKIRNEDISETFKKIFPNDSLSVEERIAKEKRKKSTFGKALTRIDNALLAVILVAVIQMFYIGNYVIPTGSMEPTILVKDRVFTNMVKYHFSSPKVGQIIAFKEPMTDKVMYTKRIVGEPGTTLQIAKGKMTTNEFEIANVDKDPKYPTTANSRKEFNEEMKKYDEAMNKFNSEKVKAVGGAIMLNDKKSEVLERLTPQKLYLPEGLLMNNKIYIPKKGDKVKLDKVVVIDKIFGQTTDGTLVGQVDWESYYDGKGFKNITGKEFLELIKTDKNFKDIIGNDDEFTADPRNTLTNKYYTFTLKVEGRNEMVMPIMDFKYNDELFKKLLNGETVTLDKNYYMAMGDNTSNSKDTRYFGLVAEPRIKGELLVRWWPLNRIGIL
- the rplS gene encoding 50S ribosomal protein L19 codes for the protein MKEKLIELVEKNYLKADVPQFKAGDTVAVHYKVKEGNKERIQIFEGVVIRVSGGSVAKNFTVRKVSQGIGVERIIPLNSPLVEKIEVKRIGKVRRSKLYYLRNLSGKAARIKEIRK